From Pseudomonas sp. CCI4.2, one genomic window encodes:
- the bioB gene encoding biotin synthase BioB — translation MSASITATLRHDWTLAEVRALFLQPFNDLLFQAQTVHRAHFDANRVQVSTLLSIKTGACPEDCKYCPQSGHYNTGLEKEKLLEVQKVLEEAARAKSIGSTRFCMGAAWKHPSAKDMPYVLEMVKGVKAMGLETCMTLGRLDQDQTAALATAGLDYYNHNLDTSPEFYGSIITTRTYSERLQTLAYVRESGMKICSGGILGMGESLDDRAGLLMQLANLAEHPESVPINMLVKVAGTPLENAEDIDPFDFIRMLAVARIMMPQSHVRLSAGREAMNEQMQALAFFAGANSIFYGDKLLTTANPQADKDMQLFSRLGILPEAGVEHSDEVHQAAIEQALIEQKSSEMFYDATAV, via the coding sequence ATGAGCGCCAGCATCACCGCCACTCTGCGTCACGACTGGACTTTAGCCGAGGTCAGAGCGCTGTTCTTACAGCCATTCAATGACCTGTTGTTTCAGGCGCAGACCGTGCACCGTGCTCATTTCGACGCCAACCGGGTTCAGGTGTCGACGCTGCTCTCGATCAAAACCGGGGCCTGCCCGGAAGATTGCAAATACTGCCCGCAGTCCGGCCACTACAACACCGGGCTGGAGAAAGAGAAGCTGCTGGAAGTGCAGAAAGTCCTGGAAGAGGCCGCACGCGCTAAATCCATCGGCTCCACGCGTTTCTGCATGGGCGCGGCCTGGAAGCATCCGTCTGCCAAAGACATGCCGTATGTGCTGGAAATGGTGAAAGGCGTTAAAGCCATGGGCCTTGAAACCTGCATGACCTTGGGGCGTCTCGATCAGGATCAAACCGCCGCACTGGCCACCGCAGGGTTGGATTACTACAACCACAACCTCGACACCTCGCCAGAGTTCTACGGCAGCATCATTACCACCCGCACCTATAGCGAGCGTCTGCAGACCTTGGCCTATGTGCGTGAGTCGGGGATGAAGATCTGTTCCGGCGGGATTCTGGGCATGGGTGAAAGCCTTGATGACCGTGCCGGGCTGCTGATGCAACTGGCGAACCTGGCGGAGCATCCGGAATCGGTGCCGATCAACATGTTGGTCAAGGTGGCCGGTACACCGCTGGAAAACGCCGAAGACATCGACCCGTTCGACTTCATTCGGATGCTGGCGGTGGCGCGCATCATGATGCCGCAGTCCCACGTGCGCCTGTCCGCTGGCCGCGAAGCGATGAATGAACAGATGCAAGCGCTGGCGTTCTTCGCCGGTGCCAATTCAATTTTCTATGGCGACAAGTTGCTGACCACTGCCAACCCACAAGCCGACAAGGACATGCAGCTGTTCTCGCGTCTGGGCATCCTTCCGGAAGCCGGGGTGGAACATTCAGACGAAGTGCATCAGGCCGCTATCGAGCAGGCGTTGATCGAGCAAAAGAGCAGCGAAATGTTTTACGACGCTACTGCGGTCTGA